The genomic window ACGGCAGCGTTCCGACAGGCGGTGCCGGATGCGCCCGACGGCCCACCGCTGGCGGTCGTCGCGACGGCACGGCCAGAGTTCGGCGACTACCAGTGCAACGCGGCGATGTCGCTGGCACGCGAACTGCGGCGCCCCCCACGCGACCTCGCTCTGGCGATTCGCGACGCGGCCGGCTCGCATCCGCTGGTGCGCTCGCTCGAGGTGGCCGGACCCGGGTTTCTCAACATTACGCTCGACGACGGCGCGCTCTCCGCCCGTGTCGCAGAAATCGCGAGTGACCCTCGCCTCGGAACGCCGGAACCAGGCCGCGGCCGGACGATCGTGATGGACTATTCCAGCCCGAACGTCGCCAAGCCGATGCACATCGGGCACATCCGCTCGACCGTGATCGGGAATGCACTTGACCGCATGCACCGGTTCCTCGGCTACCACGTCATCGCGGACAACCACCTCGGCGACTGGGGCACCCAGTTTGGACTGCTGTTGCTCGGTTTCCGGGAGTACGCGGACCCCACCGCCTACGAGAGCACTCCGATCGACGAGCTCGAGCGGGTGTACGTGCGCAGTTACGAGCGGTCCCGCGAGGATCCCGTCTGGCTGGATGCGGCCCGCGCCGAGCTGGTGAAGCTGCAGCAGGGCGATCCCGCCTGTCGGGAACTGTGGCGATCCTTCGTCGACCACAGCCTGCGCGAGTTCGATCGCATCTACCGACGGCTCGACATCCGTTTCGATCTGGTCCGAGGTGAAAGCTGGTACAACGACCGGCTCCCCGACGTGATCCGCCGCCTCGAAGCGCGCGGGCTGGTGCGCGAAAGCGACGGAGCGCTGATCGTGGATCTCTCGGACGAGGGACTGCCGGTGTGCATCGTCCGCAAGCGCGACGGCGCCTACAACTACGCGACCACCGACCTGGCGACCGTGCTGGCGCGTGAGGAGGAATTTCACCCCGATGCGGTGATCTACGTTACCGACGAGCGCCAGCAGCTCCACTTCCGGCAGATCTTTGCGATCGCCCGAAAGCTCGGCGTCACCACGCGTCTCGAGCACGTGTGGTTCGGCCTGATGCGCCTGCCGGAGGGAACGTTCTCCACGCGGCAGGGCAACGTGATCAAACTGGAGCGCTTGCTCGACGAGGCCGAGGAGCGTGCGCTGTCGCTCGTTCGGGAGAACAG from Kiritimatiellia bacterium includes these protein-coding regions:
- the argS gene encoding arginine--tRNA ligase — protein: MLFRDALSEWLTAAFRQAVPDAPDGPPLAVVATARPEFGDYQCNAAMSLARELRRPPRDLALAIRDAAGSHPLVRSLEVAGPGFLNITLDDGALSARVAEIASDPRLGTPEPGRGRTIVMDYSSPNVAKPMHIGHIRSTVIGNALDRMHRFLGYHVIADNHLGDWGTQFGLLLLGFREYADPTAYESTPIDELERVYVRSYERSREDPVWLDAARAELVKLQQGDPACRELWRSFVDHSLREFDRIYRRLDIRFDLVRGESWYNDRLPDVIRRLEARGLVRESDGALIVDLSDEGLPVCIVRKRDGAYNYATTDLATVLAREEEFHPDAVIYVTDERQQLHFRQIFAIARKLGVTTRLEHVWFGLMRLPEGTFSTRQGNVIKLERLLDEAEERALSLVRENSPDMPPDRQREVARAVGIGAVKYADLSQNPQSLVTFTWDKALAMDGNSAPYLQYACARISSVLDKYAERHDRAALDRAPVMFTDPIERRLATLIVRFGEVVIDAASACRPNLLADHLYELAQTYSRFYQTLPFLRAPEGVRESRVKIGVAVAGALRTGLNLLGIETPSRI